The following proteins are co-located in the Solanum pennellii chromosome 1, SPENNV200 genome:
- the LOC107007209 gene encoding transcription factor Pur-alpha 1 isoform X1, with translation MEGNSSGGGGGGGGNDVELLCKTLQVEHKLFYFDLKENPRGRYLKISEKTSATRSTIIVPFNGISWFLDLFNYYVNSDDQDVFSKELQLDTKVFYFDVGENRRGRFLKVSEASVSRNRSTIIVPAGSARDDGWAAFRNILAEINEASRLFISPNQQTSETSERLGLSDDVGAGFISSHSSQSAPTADLTIERTIDLPAADEVSNLGVSKVIRVDQKRFFFDLGNNNRGHFLRISEVAGSDRSSIILPISGLKQFYEMVGHFVEISKDRFEGITGANVRTIDSPQR, from the exons ATGGAGGGAAATTCGAGTGGTGGCGGTGGCGGTGGTGGTGGAAACGACGTAGAGTTGTTGTGCAAGACGTTACAGGTAGAACACAAGCTTTTCTATTTCGACCTGAAGGAGAATCCACGTGGACGATACCTGAAAATCTCGGAGAAAACGTCGGCAACAAGGTCTACTATAATAGTACCATTCAACGGCATCTCATGGTTCCTCGATCTCTTCAATTACTATGTCAATTCAGATGACCAGGACGTCTTTAGCAAAGAACTCCAACTTGATACCAAG gtgttttattttgatgtagGAGAGAATAGGCGAGGGCGCTTTCTGAAG GTCTCTGAAGCATCTGTTAGCAGGAACCGTAGTACCATTATTGTTCCAGCAGGAAGTGCCCGGGATGACGGATGGGCAGCATTTAGGAATATTTTGGCAGAGATTAACGAAGCCTCAAGGCTATTTATTTCGCCCAATCAG CAGACTTCGGAAACCTCAGAGCGTCTTGGGCTTTCAGATGATGTAGGAGCTGGTTTTATATCCAGTCACTCTTCTCAATCTGCCCCCACAGCTGATTTGACTATTGAACGGACCATTGATTTACCAGCAGCTGACGAAGTTAGTAACCTGGGGGTCTCCAAAGTAATCAGGGTTGACCAGAAGAGGTTCTTCTTTGATCTTGGGAATAACAATCGGGGCCATTTCTTACGAATATCGGAG GTAGCAGGTTCTGATCGCTCTTCAATAATTCTTCCCATTTCTGGCCTGAAACAATTTTATGAAATGGTGGGTCACTTTGTAGAGATAAGCAAAGATCGCTTCGAAGGAATTACAGGTGCAAATGTTCGAACAATTGACTCCCCACAGAGATGA
- the LOC107007209 gene encoding transcription factor Pur-alpha 1 isoform X2 has translation MEGNSSGGGGGGGGNDVELLCKTLQVEHKLFYFDLKENPRGRYLKISEKTSATRSTIIVPFNGISWFLDLFNYYVNSDDQDVFSKELQLDTKVFYFDVGENRRGRFLKVSEASVSRNRSTIIVPAGSARDDGWAAFRNILAEINEASRLFISPNQTSETSERLGLSDDVGAGFISSHSSQSAPTADLTIERTIDLPAADEVSNLGVSKVIRVDQKRFFFDLGNNNRGHFLRISEVAGSDRSSIILPISGLKQFYEMVGHFVEISKDRFEGITGANVRTIDSPQR, from the exons ATGGAGGGAAATTCGAGTGGTGGCGGTGGCGGTGGTGGTGGAAACGACGTAGAGTTGTTGTGCAAGACGTTACAGGTAGAACACAAGCTTTTCTATTTCGACCTGAAGGAGAATCCACGTGGACGATACCTGAAAATCTCGGAGAAAACGTCGGCAACAAGGTCTACTATAATAGTACCATTCAACGGCATCTCATGGTTCCTCGATCTCTTCAATTACTATGTCAATTCAGATGACCAGGACGTCTTTAGCAAAGAACTCCAACTTGATACCAAG gtgttttattttgatgtagGAGAGAATAGGCGAGGGCGCTTTCTGAAG GTCTCTGAAGCATCTGTTAGCAGGAACCGTAGTACCATTATTGTTCCAGCAGGAAGTGCCCGGGATGACGGATGGGCAGCATTTAGGAATATTTTGGCAGAGATTAACGAAGCCTCAAGGCTATTTATTTCGCCCAATCAG ACTTCGGAAACCTCAGAGCGTCTTGGGCTTTCAGATGATGTAGGAGCTGGTTTTATATCCAGTCACTCTTCTCAATCTGCCCCCACAGCTGATTTGACTATTGAACGGACCATTGATTTACCAGCAGCTGACGAAGTTAGTAACCTGGGGGTCTCCAAAGTAATCAGGGTTGACCAGAAGAGGTTCTTCTTTGATCTTGGGAATAACAATCGGGGCCATTTCTTACGAATATCGGAG GTAGCAGGTTCTGATCGCTCTTCAATAATTCTTCCCATTTCTGGCCTGAAACAATTTTATGAAATGGTGGGTCACTTTGTAGAGATAAGCAAAGATCGCTTCGAAGGAATTACAGGTGCAAATGTTCGAACAATTGACTCCCCACAGAGATGA